The following is a genomic window from Pygocentrus nattereri isolate fPygNat1 chromosome 8, fPygNat1.pri, whole genome shotgun sequence.
cagattttctttcttcttttctcttctctctgtaatactgattgttttgtaaagctgctttgtgacaacacctgttgtaaaaagcgccatataaataaattttgcttgcttgcttgcctTAAATGATGGTGGCCTGTCGCCCTGTCTGAACTGATGCACTTGTGGTTCTGTGATCCCACAATTGCACAGGTACACAGAGAATGTGAGGCTGAAGGTGcccaatttttcattttggctgttTAATGGGGTGTTCAAAAGTACCCTCTATGGATCCTTAGTGCGGCCTTTGGCAAGAACTGCACTGATGTGGACTCAACAGTGGCTTCTTACCAAAAATGACTTTAGATACAGGCAAACAGCAGAGGGGATGAATTTGTTTATAGGTGTCTGACCAACAAAGCAAACAATGGGATGTTCAGGTGTGAGATAAAaggctttttttaatgaatttatttCCTAATTGAGCTTATTGAGAGTTATCCTTGTAAACTGAATTGTGCCAttgtatttaataatattagtcAAAAAAGGCCTGCAAACAAAAGGACCAATAACAATCTTGCCAGATGCGGTACATGCACAGGCTGCATGCTGCATGagtctgttctttttttttaccctgGAGACCTTGATATCCACACTTTGTTGGCATGACCAAAGTATGTACATGGAAGGGGACGGCCAGGCCTAGAGTTTCTTTTTGGACAGGCCCTGTGAAAAGGCAAACGTAAGAGTAAACTGCCGAGATCTGATGGTCCAATTAGTCAGTTAAGTGAATAAAAGTATAGATAGATTATTGGATTATAGAAATAGCCAGTTAGTTGCAGCCTTACTACATGGAGTCTTGCATTGCAAGacactgcagacacacacagagtgaatacaaatatgtttaaaaatattcaaatgtgttttaattgcAGGGGAGCAAGGGCGTCAGGGCAATCCTGGAAAACCTGGACTGAAGGGCCGCCAAGGAGTTGTGGGTAGGGCAGGGCTGAGGGGTCTAAAGGGGCTGCGAGGGTCAGCTGGTGTGCTTGGGATGGCAGGGCTGAAGGGGGAAGCTGGAGACATGGGTGAGGCCGGTGTCCCTGGTGGCTGTGACTGCGGGACACAGGCACGGTCAGCCTTCTCAGTAGCAATCACTAAGAGCTATCCCAAGGAGCGCATGCCCATCCAGTTTGATCGCATCCTAATGAACGAAGGCAGTCATTACAATTCCAGCAGCGGCAAGTTTACCTGCACCGTCCCAGGCGTGTACTTCTTCACCTATGACATCACGCTGGCTAACAAACATCTGGCAATCGGTCTCGTTCACAACGGACAATACAAGATCAAGACTTTCGATGCTAATACTGGGAACCATGATGTAGCATCTGGGTCTACAGTCCTCCGGCTGCAGAAAGGAGACCAAGTCTGGCTTCAGATCTTCTACTCTGAGCAGAATGGGCTCTTCTTTGACCCGTTCTGGACTGACAGTATGTTCACAGGATTTCTGATCTATGCCGACCTGGTGACTCCAAATCAGGCGCAGACCACTGCCAGTCCTGGATCGTCTTAATGAAATTTTTATCCTGAAATTTACAGCAAATTTTAAGAATAAAAGTTCCTGAATGGTTCTCGGatatatggttctatgaaaACCTCAAATCTGTGTATGTTTATTGATTGAGAGAACAAGTGTCAACTTTGGCAGCATAAGGCATTGCAATCTGAAGcaatttcccctttaaaaccTAAACAAAAATGGCAGATAAAGCTGCTTTAAGGCCCCAGCAATAAACTGATTTAAAATGCTGCACATATCAAACCATAACATGGAATTTTGTAGGGTGTACATTGCAAACTAGTCCATCACTTATACATGACTGAGCAATACAACTTTCACCTTCACATCACTTTGCTAGCTTActagttagcatgctaaaggctaCAGGGCTAACAACGACAAAAAGAAAGGCAGCACATCATGGCTGAACACCAAGTTTACTGCCAGACGAGGCAGTTATTCACAAACTTTAGGTAAGTCTTCAAACATctcaaagaacattttgcatttcaaagattccatggccacagataGCAAGCATATATGTCATGCTACTGCTGGTCCATCCTCAGATCTGCACACAAGGTTtaatagtttttaatctcctgaAACGGATTTTAAATGTAGACAGACAGTCTTTTATTTTGGGATAATAAACTAAGATAAATATGATGCACTAGTAACCTGAGAGGAAAAAATATTgacaaatataaaattattttgatgaaaatgtaGCTAACACTATGCTAGATTGGCTACAgctgtacactcactggccactttattaggtacacctctCTACACCTTTCTAGTAagggttggacccccttttgccttccgaactgccttaattcttcgtttCATACTtccaacaaggtgttggaaacattcctcagagattttggtcgttatttgagttcctgttgcctttctatcatctcgaaccagtctgcccattctctgacctctcacatcaacaaggcattttcttccacacaactgaccactcactggatatcttCTTTTTCCGACCactctctgtaaaccctagagatggttgtgtgtgaaaatcccagtagatcagcagtttccaAAAtcctcagaccagcccatctggcaccaacaaccacgccacgctCAAAgacacttaaatcacctttctccccccattctgatgtttggtttgcacttcagcaggttgtcatGACCACCTCTGCATGCcgaaatgcattgagttgcagccatgtgattggctg
Proteins encoded in this region:
- the c1qtnf2 gene encoding complement C1q tumor necrosis factor-related protein 2 isoform X2; amino-acid sequence: MKTGWMLLLLHAGDRISTSFSFCEGEQGLSSHPNETFGDHGCIMHQPLLAICLLSLSSALTVNSSIKKGHNFTIHSSQLVCSLPGPQGPPGSPGPPGPSGSNGRMGLPGSDGQDGKDGDKGQKGDRGEQGRQGNPGKPGLKGRQGVVGRAGLRGLKGLRGSAGVLGMAGLKGEAGDMGEAGVPGGCDCGTQARSAFSVAITKSYPKERMPIQFDRILMNEGSHYNSSSGKFTCTVPGVYFFTYDITLANKHLAIGLVHNGQYKIKTFDANTGNHDVASGSTVLRLQKGDQVWLQIFYSEQNGLFFDPFWTDSMFTGFLIYADLVTPNQAQTTASPGSS
- the c1qtnf2 gene encoding complement C1q tumor necrosis factor-related protein 2 isoform X1, with protein sequence MHQPLLAICLLSLSSALTVNSSIKKGHNFTIHSSQLVCSLPGPQGPPGSPGPPGPSGSNGRMGLPGSDGQDGKDGDKGQKGDRGEQGRQGNPGKPGLKGRQGVVGRAGLRGLKGLRGSAGVLGMAGLKGEAGDMGEAGVPGGCDCGTQARSAFSVAITKSYPKERMPIQFDRILMNEGSHYNSSSGKFTCTVPGVYFFTYDITLANKHLAIGLVHNGQYKIKTFDANTGNHDVASGSTVLRLQKGDQVWLQIFYSEQNGLFFDPFWTDSMFTGFLIYADLVTPNQAQTTASPGSS